A DNA window from Vigna angularis cultivar LongXiaoDou No.4 chromosome 1, ASM1680809v1, whole genome shotgun sequence contains the following coding sequences:
- the LOC108321551 gene encoding RING-H2 finger protein ATL13 — translation MGGGDAFVSQPEQPPYFLSQPNSPFSPTARSDSFSLNDRALKVSPSILLIIIILAIVFFISGLLHLLVRFLWRPQTREPDDLDNATALQGQLQQLFHLHDAGVDQSFIDTLPVFLYKAIIGLKNPFDCAVCLCEFEPEDKLRLLPKCSHAFHMECIDTWLLSHSTCPLCRASLLPEFSVGNSCSPYVLVLESGSESSREIVPEREAVVGRSSSVMTSNSRLGCHGDSEFGSTRVDLKSGELLSEAPDPTVPNGVEKVVTVKLGKFKSVDGGGDGGEGSSTTNNVDSRRCFSMGSFAYVMDESSSLQVPIRTPIKKQSSKKKSGLPLTPGHRPAMSECDCESRRDFKFAVFDATIVEDDDASGGAATERTTCNGNSAAIGRNRKESLSISKIWLRGKKDKPNAVADSSRRAVSFRFPAKSSVVAASVSADDDLKGRNSKFDTRSTISVMDIGKWENGGGSEFDFDEENQSCYSMDSSQARAPSFARRTLLWLSGGRQNKVVHSASNL, via the coding sequence ATGGGTGGGGGTGACGCCTTTGTGTCTCAACCAGAACAGCCACCATATTTTCTCTCACAGCCAAACTCACCTTTTTCTCCCACTGCTCGATCTGATAGTTTCAGTTTGAACGATAGGGCGTTGAAGGTCAGTCCGAGCATCCTTCTGATCATTATAATTCTGGctattgttttcttcatttccGGTCTGCTACACCTGCTGGTTAGATTTCTGTGGAGACCCCAAACTAGAGAGCCCGATGATTTAGACAATGCCACTGCTCTTCAAGGCCAATTACAGCAACTCTTCCACCTGCATGATGCTGGGGTCGACCAGTCATTCATTGACACCCTCCCTGTCTTCCTCTACAAGGCCATCATAGGACTCAAGAACCCCTTTGACTGTGCCGTTTGTTTGTGTGAGTTTGAGCCTGAGGACAAGCTCAGGTTGCTTCCAAAATGTAGCCACGCTTTTCACATGGAGTGTATTGACACCTGGCTCTTGTCTCACTCTACTTGTCCTCTTTGTAGAGCCAGCTTACTCCCCGAATTCTCTGTGGGCAACTCGTGTTCTCCCTATGTTCTTGTCCTTGAATCTGGGAGTGAGAGTTCCAGGGAGATTGTTCCTGAAAGAGAGGCTGTCGTGGGAAGGTCTAGTTCGGTTATGACTTCAAATTCCCGTCTTGGATGCCATGGAGATAGTGAATTTGGATCAACCCGTGTGGATTTGAAATCAGGTGAGTTATTAAGTGAAGCTCCTGATCCAACAGTACCAAATGGTGTGGAAAAAGTGGTTACTGTTAAGCTGGGAAAGTTTAAAAGTGTGGATGGTGGAGGTGATGGTGGGGAAGGGAGTAGTACTACCAACAATGTGGATTCTAGAAGGTGTTTTTCCATGGGGTCATTTGCCTATGTTATGGACGAAAGTTCCTCACTCCAAGTGCCCATACGAACCCCAATCAAGAAGCAATCGAGTAAGAAGAAGTCTGGTTTGCCTTTGACTCCAGGACACAGGCCTGCAATGTCAGAATGTGACTGTGAATCCAGAAGGGATTTCAAGTTTGCAGTCTTTGATGCAACTATAGTTGAGGATGATGATGCTAGTGGTGGGGCTGCAACTGAAAGGACAACTTGTAATGGGAATAGTGCTGCAATTGGAAGAAATAGAAAGGAAAGTTTGTCCATATCAAAGATTTGGCTCAGGGGGAAGAAGGATAAGCCAAATGCTGTGGCGGATTCGTCTAGAAGGGCTGTTTCATTTCGTTTTCCGGCTAAGTCCAGTGTTGTCGCTGCTTCGGTCAGTGCTGATGATGATTTGAAAGGAAGGAATTCTAAGTTTGATACAAGGAGTACCATTTCTGTGATGGATATTGGGAAGTGGGAAAATGGAGGAGGAAGCGAGTTCGATTTCGATGAGGAAAACCAGAGTTGTTATAGTATGGATTCTTCTCAAGCTAGGGCGCCATCTTTTGCTAGAAGGACTTTGCTTTGGCTCTCAGGAGGAAGACAGAACAAGGTTGTTCACTCCGCTTCCAACCTCTAA